The following are encoded together in the Triticum dicoccoides isolate Atlit2015 ecotype Zavitan unplaced genomic scaffold, WEW_v2.0 scaffold175832, whole genome shotgun sequence genome:
- the LOC119344610 gene encoding putative expansin-B14, whose product MASSSFVAFVALASSCLLILHSRSVSGWSDGGATWYGPRHGAGSDGGACGYHGDVEQPPFSAMITAGGSLPCCVW is encoded by the exons ATGGCTTCTTCTTCCTTCGTCGCTTTCGTGGCTCTAGCCAGCAGCTGCCTCCTCATCCTCCATTCGCGCAGCGTCTCCGGCTGGTCTGACGGCGGCGCGACGTGGTACGGTCCCCGCCACGGCGCCGGCTCTGACG GTGGTGCGTGCGGGTACCATGGCGACGTGGAGCAGCCGCCGTTCTCCGCCATGATCACGGCGGGTGGCTCATTGCCTTGCTGTGTATGGTAG